A stretch of the Kroppenstedtia eburnea genome encodes the following:
- a CDS encoding type II toxin-antitoxin system RelE family toxin, with amino-acid sequence MSLAYRTVLKRQAVKFLSKQDKPTRARILSAIEGITRVDGRRTCR; translated from the coding sequence GTGAGCTTGGCTTATAGGACAGTCCTCAAGCGGCAGGCAGTGAAATTCCTATCCAAGCAGGACAAGCCCACCCGGGCACGGATCCTGTCCGCCATTGAAGGGATCACCCGGGTTGACGGAAGGAGAACATGCCGGTGA
- a CDS encoding AbrB/MazE/SpoVT family DNA-binding domain-containing protein produces the protein MKNPVGIGTMTSKGQITIPREIRKKLNLKQGEQLLFVAGEDEVLIRKIDKQDLIKSLYEKARQSEPEDIPLNNEEQEQMDGDEGYVSLEEAKRELGL, from the coding sequence ATGAAGAATCCTGTCGGAATCGGTACCATGACATCGAAGGGTCAAATCACAATCCCTCGCGAAATCCGGAAGAAGTTGAATCTGAAACAAGGCGAGCAATTACTGTTTGTGGCCGGAGAAGATGAAGTGCTGATCCGGAAGATCGATAAACAGGACTTGATTAAATCCCTCTACGAGAAAGCCCGCCAATCCGAGCCGGAGGATATCCCTCTGAATAATGAAGAGCAGGAACAGATGGACGGTGACGAGGGGTATGTCTCCCTGGAGGAAGCGAAGCGTGAGCTTGGCTTATAG
- a CDS encoding TetR/AcrR family transcriptional regulator produces MTEPDKTWEEWIRLVADEYGLNLDKKDKETEKQKRILEAALHIFSERGFEGTSTYAIAEKAGVAEATIFKHYRSKKGLLLHLVIPAISRVATPYLLRPVLKILDQEKPLEELMREIYADRVDLMERNWKRVKIILVESLFQPELRVALQEHVARAFYQVISERIEEWKREGRLRDDLPTHVIARSLVSIGGGYILTKNLVPELLVQGKEEEELAWMADVLLHGIAGPKERRAFREE; encoded by the coding sequence GTGACGGAACCAGATAAGACATGGGAGGAATGGATCCGGCTCGTCGCCGATGAGTACGGACTCAACCTGGATAAAAAAGATAAGGAAACAGAAAAACAGAAACGGATTCTGGAAGCAGCCCTGCATATTTTTTCGGAACGGGGATTTGAAGGAACCTCCACCTATGCCATCGCCGAAAAAGCCGGGGTGGCGGAGGCGACGATTTTCAAGCATTACCGCTCCAAGAAAGGATTGCTTCTGCATCTGGTGATCCCCGCCATCTCCCGGGTGGCCACACCCTACCTGCTGCGTCCGGTTCTGAAGATCCTGGATCAGGAGAAGCCCCTGGAGGAGTTGATGCGGGAGATATATGCCGATCGGGTGGATCTGATGGAGCGCAACTGGAAACGGGTGAAGATCATCCTGGTGGAAAGCCTGTTTCAGCCGGAATTGCGCGTGGCTTTGCAAGAACATGTGGCCCGGGCTTTCTATCAAGTGATATCGGAACGGATTGAAGAGTGGAAGCGGGAGGGACGGCTGCGGGATGACCTGCCCACCCACGTCATCGCCCGCAGTCTGGTCTCCATCGGGGGAGGCTACATTCTGACCAAAAACCTGGTGCCGGAATTGCTGGTGCAAGGGAAGGAAGAGGAGGAACTGGCCTGGATGGCCGATGTCCTCCTGCACGGGATCGCGGGACCGAAGGAAAGGAGAGCCTTCCGGGAGGAATGA
- a CDS encoding ABC transporter ATP-binding protein: MVIRLESLTKRFGSFTAVDGVHLEVDKGEICGLIGANGAGKTTLIRMICGILPPTKGKGTVLGYDMLKERKAIRDRLGYMSQKFSLYPDLTVEENLRFFAGVYTVDSVHRQVEERMDRFGLWEIRREQVSSLPGGWKQKVAFASATVHSPSLLILDEPTSGVDPITRRGFWDLLYGMAAEGMTVLVTTHYMDEAERCDRVAMMSRGRLIMEGTVAQLRSRNQSSLDRERPALEEIFIHMIGEESPRDGTR; this comes from the coding sequence ATGGTGATCCGGCTGGAATCCCTGACCAAGCGCTTCGGGAGCTTCACTGCCGTCGACGGGGTCCACCTGGAGGTGGACAAAGGGGAGATCTGCGGCCTGATCGGTGCCAACGGAGCGGGAAAAACCACCCTGATCCGGATGATCTGCGGAATTCTTCCGCCCACCAAGGGCAAGGGGACCGTGTTGGGTTATGATATGCTCAAGGAGCGGAAGGCCATCCGGGACCGGCTTGGCTATATGTCCCAGAAGTTTTCTCTCTATCCCGATCTGACCGTGGAGGAGAACCTTCGTTTTTTTGCCGGGGTCTACACAGTGGATTCGGTCCACCGACAGGTGGAAGAGAGGATGGATCGTTTCGGATTGTGGGAGATCCGGCGGGAGCAGGTGAGTTCCCTGCCCGGGGGATGGAAGCAGAAGGTTGCCTTTGCCTCGGCCACGGTCCATTCCCCCTCTCTCTTGATCCTGGACGAACCGACCAGCGGAGTGGACCCCATCACCCGGCGGGGTTTCTGGGACCTGCTCTACGGGATGGCGGCAGAGGGGATGACGGTATTGGTGACCACCCATTACATGGACGAAGCGGAACGGTGTGACCGGGTGGCGATGATGAGCCGGGGCCGGTTGATCATGGAAGGTACCGTTGCCCAATTGCGCAGTCGCAATCAATCATCCCTCGACAGGGAGCGCCCCGCCCTGGAAGAGATCTTTATTCATATGATCGGAGAGGAGTCGCCACGTGACGGAACCAGATAA
- a CDS encoding ABC transporter ATP-binding protein translates to MIRLQEVTQRYGEKTALKEIGLTLGEARIHGLIGPDGAGKTTLIKLAAGLLAPTEGKILREKRIRLGYVPETFAMYEEMGVAENLHFYGQLNGLDREVRQKRIDELLRWTDLDRFADRRAGSLSGGMKQKLAIAAAVMHRPDLLLLDEPTNGVDPLSRREVWRLIQGVAREGTRVLVSTQYLDEARHCDRVMLLYRGRLLADEEPHVYRHSFPYRVWVVHDAGGVRGKWLPRLRRESTVAEAYSRGTDLVVWTREAEAVRGMLEKWAREEGTGAVGEESPSWEDVFTRYLMEDGEGEEPW, encoded by the coding sequence ATGATCCGCTTGCAGGAAGTGACCCAACGTTACGGGGAAAAAACCGCCCTCAAGGAAATCGGCCTCACCCTGGGAGAAGCCCGGATTCACGGCCTGATCGGTCCCGACGGCGCCGGGAAGACGACGCTGATCAAACTGGCGGCAGGTCTGCTGGCACCCACAGAGGGAAAGATTCTGCGGGAGAAAAGGATTCGGCTCGGATATGTCCCGGAGACCTTTGCCATGTATGAGGAGATGGGCGTGGCGGAGAACTTGCACTTTTACGGACAGTTGAACGGATTGGACCGGGAAGTGAGGCAAAAGCGCATCGATGAGCTTCTCCGCTGGACCGACCTGGACCGGTTTGCAGACCGGAGGGCCGGTTCCCTCTCCGGCGGGATGAAGCAAAAGCTGGCCATCGCCGCCGCGGTGATGCACCGTCCCGATCTGCTCCTGTTGGATGAACCCACCAACGGGGTGGATCCTCTGTCCCGGCGGGAAGTGTGGCGATTGATCCAAGGGGTGGCCCGGGAAGGGACCCGTGTCCTGGTGTCGACACAGTATCTGGATGAAGCGCGCCACTGCGACCGGGTGATGCTCCTCTACCGGGGGCGGCTCCTCGCCGATGAAGAGCCCCATGTGTACCGGCACTCTTTTCCCTACCGGGTGTGGGTGGTTCACGATGCAGGAGGCGTGCGGGGAAAATGGCTGCCGCGCCTCCGTCGAGAGTCGACGGTGGCGGAAGCGTATTCCCGGGGGACGGACCTGGTGGTCTGGACCAGGGAGGCGGAGGCTGTCCGAGGGATGTTGGAGAAATGGGCACGGGAAGAGGGGACGGGAGCGGTGGGAGAGGAGTCTCCCAGTTGGGAGGATGTGTTCACCCGGTATCTGATGGAGGATGGAGAGGGGGAAGAACCATGGTGA
- a CDS encoding ABC transporter permease has protein sequence MWRRIGALIRKEFIQMRRDRRTLAMMVLLPVLWLVAFGYAVNFDIETIHVDVVDHADNGDSRELIRQIRNQKDFSLEGIVTVSEGREDLKQGSTDVVITIPQGYTGLPRAKEETLQVQVDGSRLFTAQSSLRKVNEFLLDVQKGNMNRLQEELEQSLQKGATPAIDLSQTPMWAQLERMMPPQALERFQNEWAKGMERQAKESMEERVEKIKEQFPDPERMKPEVEVLYNPDIRSVNYMIPGLVGLVLIFITTLMTALGIVREKERGTLEQLVVTPLRSFELMVGKLIPYFLIAVVDFLLVFAVGIQLFDVPFRGEVLPFLVVSLLFLLGSLGMGLLVSSVSQNQQQAMQLAVLTLVPQIILSGFIFPLEAMPWGIRWISWLMPLTYFLPVSRDVFLKGANPFDYTMEVSVLAVYAVLFLGVAALRFRRNLG, from the coding sequence ATGTGGAGACGGATCGGCGCCTTGATTCGGAAGGAGTTTATCCAGATGCGCCGGGATCGGCGGACGCTGGCGATGATGGTGTTGCTGCCGGTGCTGTGGCTGGTGGCCTTCGGTTATGCGGTCAATTTCGATATTGAGACCATCCATGTGGACGTGGTGGATCACGCCGACAACGGGGACAGCCGGGAACTGATCCGGCAGATCCGCAACCAGAAGGATTTCTCGCTGGAAGGGATCGTGACCGTGAGCGAGGGCAGGGAGGATTTGAAGCAGGGAAGCACCGATGTGGTGATCACGATCCCACAGGGATACACCGGATTGCCGCGAGCAAAGGAGGAGACGCTTCAGGTGCAGGTGGACGGAAGCCGCCTGTTCACCGCCCAATCCTCTTTGCGCAAGGTGAATGAATTTCTGCTGGATGTGCAAAAGGGGAACATGAACCGGTTACAGGAAGAGTTGGAGCAAAGTTTGCAGAAAGGGGCCACCCCTGCCATCGACCTGTCCCAAACTCCCATGTGGGCCCAATTGGAGCGAATGATGCCGCCCCAGGCGCTGGAGCGCTTCCAAAACGAGTGGGCGAAGGGAATGGAACGGCAGGCGAAGGAAAGCATGGAGGAGCGGGTTGAGAAAATCAAGGAACAATTCCCCGATCCGGAGCGGATGAAGCCGGAGGTGGAGGTTCTTTACAATCCGGACATCCGGAGCGTCAATTATATGATCCCCGGGCTGGTGGGCCTGGTTTTGATCTTCATCACCACACTGATGACCGCTCTGGGGATCGTCCGGGAGAAGGAGCGGGGCACCCTGGAGCAGTTGGTGGTCACCCCCTTGCGCTCCTTTGAGCTGATGGTGGGGAAACTGATCCCTTACTTTCTGATCGCGGTGGTGGATTTCCTGTTGGTATTCGCTGTGGGAATTCAACTGTTTGACGTTCCCTTCAGGGGAGAAGTGCTGCCCTTCCTGGTGGTCTCCCTTCTCTTCCTGTTGGGATCCTTGGGGATGGGGCTGTTGGTGTCGTCCGTGTCGCAAAACCAGCAGCAGGCGATGCAGTTGGCGGTGCTCACCCTGGTGCCACAGATCATTCTGTCCGGTTTTATCTTTCCCTTGGAAGCGATGCCCTGGGGAATCCGTTGGATCTCCTGGTTGATGCCGCTCACCTACTTCCTGCCGGTGAGCCGGGATGTCTTTCTCAAAGGGGCCAACCCCTTCGACTATACGATGGAAGTGTCGGTGCTGGCGGTCTATGCCGTCCTGTTCCTCGGGGTGGCCGCCCTCCGCTTCCGCCGCAACCTGGGATAA
- a CDS encoding ABC transporter ATP-binding protein, producing the protein MIQIKDLQKSFGSQVVINSISFEIQKGEIVGLLGPNGSGKTTLIRLMNGIIRPDGGTIVVNGLTPGEEGDRIRAMSGVLTEEAGLYEDMTGLENLQFFSSLHGLDPQDASIEDLLESFGLTPHRDKKVRGYSTGMKKRLSLARALLHRPSLLYLDEPTNGLDPEGIRFVLDSIVKLNRREGTTILISSHILYQLESVCDRYLFIENGVLIEQGRKAELEERHLGEVRLRVETPLSPRESSFAGYPFQRTGDRELLFTLPDKSRIPELLKSILKEADLYTAHIENRNLESLYFTIRRDSHEGE; encoded by the coding sequence ATGATCCAGATCAAAGACTTACAGAAATCCTTTGGCTCCCAAGTTGTCATCAATTCAATATCATTTGAAATTCAAAAGGGAGAGATTGTGGGGTTGCTCGGACCCAACGGCTCCGGGAAAACCACCTTGATCCGTCTCATGAACGGGATCATTCGTCCCGATGGGGGAACCATTGTGGTGAATGGCCTCACACCGGGGGAAGAAGGAGACCGGATCCGGGCCATGAGCGGTGTCCTGACGGAAGAAGCCGGGCTGTATGAAGACATGACCGGACTGGAGAACCTTCAGTTCTTTTCCTCCCTTCACGGGTTGGATCCCCAGGATGCCTCTATCGAAGACCTGTTGGAATCTTTTGGTCTGACCCCTCATCGCGACAAGAAAGTCCGCGGATACAGCACCGGCATGAAGAAACGGCTCAGTCTGGCTCGGGCCCTGCTCCATCGGCCTTCCCTCCTTTATCTCGACGAACCGACCAACGGCTTGGACCCTGAAGGGATCCGATTCGTCCTGGATTCCATCGTAAAACTGAATCGCCGGGAGGGCACGACCATTCTGATCAGTTCCCACATCCTGTATCAACTGGAGTCCGTCTGTGATCGATACTTGTTCATCGAAAACGGCGTTCTGATTGAGCAGGGAAGAAAAGCCGAACTGGAGGAGCGTCACCTCGGGGAAGTCCGATTGCGTGTGGAAACTCCCCTTTCCCCCCGTGAATCCAGCTTCGCAGGGTATCCATTCCAGCGGACGGGAGATCGGGAACTCCTCTTTACTTTACCGGACAAAAGCCGGATCCCGGAGCTTTTGAAATCTATTCTGAAAGAAGCCGACCTGTATACCGCCCACATCGAAAACCGCAATTTGGAAAGTTTGTACTTCACCATCAGGAGGGACTCCCATGAAGGAGAATAA
- a CDS encoding ABC transporter permease subunit translates to MKENKAIWAITRKDMKAVTSNIQVWLPMLVVPLILGVILPVAAVWGIRMFGLERAGNIGFLLQTLNDLPEGALRDRMTSLHTVDQKVIWFGANYMFASLFLLIPVMASSVIAANSFVGEKERKTMESLLYTPISTTSIFIGKLLSALIPSLLISFVTALLYGIFINLSAYPLFGELIFPTWNWVLLLLWVIPPLSLAIIFLNVFISAKVDTFQAAYQIGGAAVLPFLALITSQVTGVLILSPLVLLVLGAVLILLDIFLIRMSTHWSSREKLAGTHL, encoded by the coding sequence ATGAAGGAGAATAAAGCGATTTGGGCCATCACCCGCAAGGATATGAAAGCCGTCACCTCCAACATCCAAGTCTGGCTTCCGATGCTGGTGGTTCCGCTGATCCTGGGTGTGATCCTGCCCGTTGCCGCCGTCTGGGGAATCCGCATGTTCGGCCTGGAGAGAGCGGGAAACATCGGTTTCTTGCTTCAAACCCTCAACGATCTCCCCGAGGGAGCCCTCCGGGACCGGATGACGTCCCTTCACACCGTGGACCAAAAAGTCATCTGGTTCGGCGCCAACTATATGTTTGCTTCCCTGTTCCTGCTGATCCCTGTCATGGCCTCCAGTGTGATCGCAGCCAACAGTTTCGTCGGTGAGAAAGAACGGAAAACCATGGAGAGTCTGCTGTACACTCCGATCTCCACCACTTCGATCTTTATCGGCAAACTGCTCTCCGCCCTGATCCCGTCTCTGCTCATTTCCTTCGTAACCGCTCTGCTTTACGGTATCTTTATCAATCTGAGCGCATACCCGCTCTTCGGGGAATTGATTTTTCCCACTTGGAACTGGGTGTTACTGTTACTATGGGTGATCCCTCCGCTCAGCCTGGCCATCATCTTTCTCAATGTGTTCATTTCGGCAAAAGTGGATACCTTTCAAGCTGCCTACCAAATCGGAGGTGCGGCGGTACTTCCTTTCCTTGCCTTGATCACCTCGCAGGTGACGGGAGTCCTCATTCTGAGTCCGCTCGTTCTGCTTGTGCTCGGGGCGGTGTTGATCCTTTTGGACATCTTCCTGATCCGCATGTCCACTCACTGGAGCAGCCGCGAAAAACTTGCTGGCACTCATTTGTAA
- a CDS encoding magnesium transporter CorA family protein: MLQIYRTGTGGKLTEVNKAGRGCWISLIDPTEEEIRQVVAEWNLPPHVIRDPLDINERSRIEREGDALLVIVDIPIDRETDSPEERYGTIPLGVVVHEEVFITVCLRDNPILQDFIRGRVREFFTYKKTRFVLQLLRRMALYYLEDLKKINQKTDDIEKELQQSLKNKELFTLLSLEKSLVYFMTSLNSNNLVMEKLLRNRYLPMFKEDEDLLEDTLIEIKQALEMSQIYSSILSGMMDAFASVISNNQNHVMKALTSITIILSVPIMLASLYGMNVPLPFQENPQAFAAILFLSLFLSFLTALIFWKKRFF, from the coding sequence ATGTTGCAGATATATCGGACGGGGACCGGCGGTAAGCTGACGGAGGTGAACAAAGCCGGGAGAGGTTGCTGGATTTCCCTGATCGATCCCACGGAAGAAGAGATCCGGCAGGTGGTCGCGGAGTGGAATCTGCCGCCCCATGTGATCCGGGACCCGCTGGACATCAACGAACGGTCCCGCATCGAACGGGAAGGGGATGCGCTTCTGGTCATCGTGGACATCCCCATCGATCGGGAGACCGACTCTCCCGAGGAGCGGTACGGGACGATTCCCTTAGGTGTGGTGGTGCACGAAGAGGTGTTCATCACGGTCTGTCTCCGGGATAACCCCATCCTGCAGGATTTCATCCGGGGACGTGTCCGGGAATTTTTCACGTACAAAAAGACCCGGTTTGTGTTGCAACTCCTTCGCCGCATGGCCCTCTATTATCTGGAGGACCTCAAAAAGATCAATCAAAAGACCGATGACATCGAAAAGGAGTTGCAACAATCCCTGAAGAACAAAGAATTGTTCACACTGCTCAGCCTGGAGAAAAGTCTGGTCTATTTCATGACCTCTCTGAACAGCAACAACCTGGTCATGGAAAAATTGCTGCGCAACCGCTATCTCCCCATGTTTAAAGAGGATGAAGACTTGTTGGAAGACACGTTGATCGAGATCAAGCAAGCCCTGGAGATGAGCCAAATCTACAGCTCCATCCTGAGTGGAATGATGGACGCCTTCGCATCGGTCATCTCCAACAACCAGAATCATGTGATGAAAGCCCTCACCTCCATCACCATCATCCTGTCCGTCCCCATCATGTTGGCCAGTCTGTACGGGATGAACGTCCCCCTGCCTTTTCAGGAGAATCCTCAAGCCTTCGCCGCCATTCTTTTTCTCTCCCTGTTCCTCTCTTTTCTGACGGCCCTCATCTTCTGGAAAAAACGCTTCTTTTGA
- a CDS encoding cytochrome P450 translates to MANVLHFSSDPLEYMSRARRKYGDVTALVRGGNDSLYVHNPDCPGTIFAFGPRQNEKILREADTFHSASLIASLLPRGSEALRRITTGLFSYNGAEHRRQRQLVWPPFHRKSVEAFCRVTGEVVENFIGGWKPETVVDVELEMKRLVLQVVWKTFFGVDSSSVPELAALTEEWLKRLPNLGKTWSPNLPGSPLHRICEEAEIIEQEIRKIIQAPDSGGPPRSVLSLLKASRDEQGEGLSEEELVGHGFSMLMAGYETTANAVTWSLFLLVNHPAVLSDLHEELQGHLGGEAPPAERIGRLSLLDLTVKESLRILPPASLGWRIAARETGLGEYEIPAGTEVIYSPFHTHHSPELYREPECFRPGRWEHLRPSPYEYLPFSAGPRMCLGASFATQTIKVILSLLVQRFRFEIPPGTRVDYELGITLFPKQGLPLRLREQDSRFAEGKREVTGTIRKLVKLC, encoded by the coding sequence GTGGCAAACGTTCTCCATTTTTCCTCGGATCCCCTGGAATACATGTCCCGGGCACGGCGGAAGTACGGGGATGTGACAGCACTGGTTCGGGGAGGAAACGACAGTTTGTATGTCCATAACCCGGACTGCCCCGGGACAATCTTTGCATTTGGCCCCAGGCAAAATGAGAAGATTCTGCGGGAAGCGGACACCTTCCATTCCGCCTCCTTGATCGCCTCCCTGTTGCCCCGGGGGTCGGAGGCGTTGAGACGGATCACCACCGGACTGTTCAGTTACAACGGGGCGGAACATCGGCGGCAACGGCAGTTGGTGTGGCCCCCCTTCCACAGGAAGAGTGTGGAGGCCTTTTGCCGGGTGACGGGGGAAGTTGTCGAGAACTTTATCGGCGGGTGGAAACCGGAGACAGTGGTGGATGTGGAACTGGAGATGAAGCGCCTGGTTCTGCAGGTGGTCTGGAAGACCTTCTTCGGGGTGGATTCGTCCTCGGTGCCGGAACTTGCCGCGTTGACAGAGGAGTGGCTGAAGCGACTGCCCAATCTGGGGAAAACCTGGTCTCCCAATTTGCCGGGGTCTCCTCTGCACCGGATTTGCGAGGAGGCGGAGATTATTGAACAAGAGATCCGAAAGATCATCCAGGCTCCCGATTCCGGGGGGCCACCCCGGAGTGTACTGAGCTTGTTGAAAGCATCCCGGGATGAACAGGGGGAGGGATTGAGCGAAGAGGAACTGGTGGGCCATGGCTTTTCCATGCTGATGGCGGGATATGAAACGACCGCCAATGCGGTGACCTGGAGCTTGTTTCTGCTGGTCAACCATCCGGCGGTTCTATCGGATCTCCACGAAGAATTACAGGGTCACCTGGGCGGGGAAGCGCCCCCGGCGGAGCGGATAGGGAGGTTGTCCCTGCTGGATCTGACTGTGAAAGAGAGCTTGCGTATCCTGCCCCCGGCTTCTCTGGGATGGCGGATCGCTGCCCGGGAAACCGGGTTGGGGGAGTATGAAATTCCGGCGGGAACTGAAGTGATCTACAGTCCTTTTCACACCCATCACTCTCCGGAACTGTATCGGGAACCGGAGTGCTTCCGGCCCGGACGCTGGGAGCACCTCCGACCCTCTCCTTACGAATATCTGCCCTTTTCGGCAGGTCCGCGCATGTGCCTCGGAGCTTCCTTTGCCACCCAGACGATCAAGGTGATTCTCTCCCTGCTGGTGCAACGGTTCCGCTTCGAAATTCCACCCGGGACCCGGGTCGATTATGAGTTGGGGATCACCCTGTTTCCCAAACAGGGGCTTCCCCTGCGATTAAGGGAGCAGGACAGTCGTTTTGCAGAGGGGAAGAGAGAAGTGACGGGCACGATCCGCAAACTGGTGAAGCTGTGTTAG
- a CDS encoding MFS transporter, protein MKQGEKSGRISFSLFYYLFFFGFGGFFPLLSVYFKNEVGLSGGEIGIILAIGPIVMMLVQPFWGMICDYTRRPNQVLVFTLLMTGTLGLVYLGLDSYVWMVVLAGVLAAFQSAIVPISDSIALSAVQRTGGDYGTLRLWGAIGFASATWVMGEAAERLGLTVIFFGFAVALCLAAGTGLRLPREEAFLAVDLRAGLSRLIRLRRFNLFLLATFLIYGPVHANNVYFGLLVQDLGGTVAGVGLGFLLAAGSEAPFMRMAGHWIRRRGALALALFAALVSGARWLFYTMEPSITWVYLTTVSQGLSVGLFIPASLQYVRDLAPREVRTTAISLYAAAGTGLGNSVFTLFGGMISDWTGISGTYLLFGFSSLMGAVILFWVKRLEARSVSRGLAV, encoded by the coding sequence TTGAAACAGGGAGAGAAGAGCGGACGGATTTCTTTCAGTCTTTTTTATTATTTGTTCTTTTTTGGATTTGGAGGGTTTTTCCCGTTATTGAGCGTCTATTTCAAAAATGAGGTGGGCTTGAGCGGGGGGGAAATCGGGATCATTCTGGCAATCGGACCCATCGTGATGATGCTGGTTCAGCCCTTTTGGGGGATGATCTGTGATTACACCCGTCGTCCCAATCAGGTGTTGGTTTTCACCCTGCTGATGACCGGGACCTTGGGGCTGGTTTATCTCGGGTTGGACTCCTATGTCTGGATGGTGGTGTTGGCGGGTGTGCTGGCTGCCTTTCAGAGTGCGATCGTGCCGATCTCCGACAGCATCGCCCTCAGCGCTGTCCAGCGGACGGGCGGGGATTACGGAACTCTCAGGCTGTGGGGCGCCATCGGCTTTGCCAGTGCCACCTGGGTGATGGGGGAAGCGGCGGAACGACTGGGACTGACCGTGATTTTCTTTGGATTTGCGGTGGCCCTGTGTCTGGCGGCGGGGACCGGATTGAGGTTGCCCCGGGAGGAGGCTTTCCTGGCTGTCGATCTGCGGGCGGGTCTGTCCCGGCTGATCCGTCTGCGCCGGTTTAACCTGTTTCTGTTGGCCACTTTTCTCATTTACGGGCCGGTTCATGCCAACAACGTCTATTTTGGCCTCCTCGTTCAGGACCTGGGCGGAACTGTGGCCGGCGTGGGACTGGGATTTCTGTTGGCGGCGGGGAGTGAAGCCCCCTTTATGCGAATGGCGGGTCACTGGATTCGCCGTCGGGGGGCGTTGGCGTTGGCGTTGTTCGCCGCTCTGGTGTCCGGTGCACGCTGGCTGTTCTATACGATGGAACCCTCCATCACCTGGGTGTATTTGACCACGGTCAGCCAGGGTTTGTCCGTGGGGCTGTTTATTCCCGCCTCTTTGCAGTACGTGCGGGATCTCGCTCCCCGGGAGGTGCGGACCACGGCGATCTCACTGTATGCCGCAGCGGGTACCGGCCTGGGGAATTCCGTCTTCACTTTGTTCGGCGGGATGATCTCCGATTGGACAGGGATCTCGGGGACGTATCTGTTGTTTGGATTCTCCAGCCTGATGGGCGCGGTCATTCTGTTCTGGGTGAAGCGGTTGGAGGCACGCTCTGTCAGCAGGGGACTGGCGGTTTAG
- the queF gene encoding preQ(1) synthase translates to MGNVKVDHSKYQNIRFDTQDESVILTEILETIPYEYPGKEVEVEIPTAEFTSVCPWSGLPDFAEIKITFVPDRHLIEMKSLKYYLTSYRNVGIYQEHATRRILEELAAVAKPKRMRVEALWNPRGGLGTRVVAEFPEKS, encoded by the coding sequence ATGGGCAACGTGAAAGTGGATCACAGCAAATACCAAAACATCCGCTTTGACACCCAGGATGAGTCGGTGATTCTGACGGAGATCCTGGAGACGATTCCTTACGAATATCCGGGGAAAGAGGTGGAGGTGGAGATCCCGACGGCGGAGTTCACCTCTGTCTGTCCCTGGTCGGGTCTGCCTGACTTTGCAGAGATCAAGATCACCTTTGTGCCGGACCGCCATCTGATCGAGATGAAGTCATTGAAGTATTACCTCACTTCTTATCGTAATGTGGGCATCTATCAGGAGCATGCCACCCGTCGTATTTTAGAGGAACTGGCGGCAGTGGCCAAACCGAAGCGGATGAGAGTGGAAGCCCTCTGGAATCCCCGGGGCGGCCTGGGGACGCGTGTGGTGGCGGAATTTCCGGAAAAATCATAA